A single genomic interval of Pyrus communis chromosome 7, drPyrComm1.1, whole genome shotgun sequence harbors:
- the LOC137741184 gene encoding uncharacterized protein: protein MEGGERRRMQRRDGGGQDKPAIVNANMLRFRPIAPKPVANRAGEVGNNENSVSTILTSARRKRKYVRVSKKNVCTAKNKDPKRVVTTLQLLPEENDNNGSSNGESWRPLDPTVTDNNNDRNNNNSKPTGKEDEGLGLGIPMWLRNYMGGGGGSDPTEGMRQMVAVESWVTVECLRGTCMNVQGTFGSFRSRDAARMMSDLEGDTCPGFISDGRNRVQWLNGAFKRMVSQQKRAGEIAVWLVVKEKLPYADASALIACQVKLQYTVGKDKCSRTVPCDLWRMDDGGFAWRLDVNAALTLGR, encoded by the coding sequence ATGGAGGGCGGAGAACGGCGGCGGATGCAAAGAAGAGATGGTGGGGGGCAGGATAAGCCTGCAATCGTGAACGCGAACATGCTTAGATTTCGGCCGATTGCACCGAAACCGGTGGCGAACAGAGCCGGAGAGGTTGGTAATAACGAAAACTCGGTTTCCACTATTTTGACGAGTgcaagaagaaagagaaagtaCGTTAGGGTTTCCAAGAAAAATGTATGCACAGCGAAGAACAAGGATCCTAAGCGCGTGGTGACGACGCTGCAGCTCTTGCCGGAGGAAAACGATAACAACGGCTCATCGAACGGTGAATCTTGGCGTCCGTTAGATCCTACGGTGACGGACAATAATAACGATAGAAATAACAACAATAGTAAACCTACTGGTAAAGAAGATGAGGGCTTAGGCCTAGGAATTCCCATGTGGTTGAGGAATTACATGGGTGGTGGAGGAGGATCAGATCCGACGGAGGGGATGCGGCAGATGGTGGCGGTGGAGTCTTGGGTGACGGTGGAGTGCTTGAGAGGCACATGCATGAATGTGCAAGGTACGTTTGGAAGTTTTAGGAGTAGGGACGCGGCGAGGATGATGAGTGATCTGGAGGGTGACACGTGTCCTGGTTTTATATCGGACGGTCGGAACAGGGTGCAGTGGCTGAACGGGGCGTTTAAGAGGATGGTGAGCCAGCAGAAGCGCGCAGGGGAGATAGCGGTGTGGTTGGTGGTGAAAGAGAAACTGCCGTACGCGGATGCTTCAGCGTTAATAGCGTGCCAAGTAAAGCTGCAGTACACGGTGGGTAAGGACAAGTGCTCTCGAACTGTGCCTTGTGATTTGTGGAGAATGGACGATGGAGGATTTGCATGGAGGCTCGACGTTAACGCTGCTCTCACTCTGGGCCGTTGA
- the LOC137740976 gene encoding thymidylate kinase-like isoform X1 produces MIHASFPTACKALNFGARAVRRSLGFQSYFARKVLVRRIRMEGKNQNCSLRGGKEDSRGALVVLEGLDRFGKTTQSARLVTNLERLGYSAELWRYPDRTTSVGKMISSYLSNESQLDDHTIHLLFSANRWEKRLLMESKLKSGTTLVVDRYSYSGVAFSSAKGLDIEWCKAPEIGLLAPDLVVYLDIPPEKAAERGGYGGERYEQLEFQKKVGHNYQVLCSPTWKIIDTCSSMEDVEEQLQEMVLDCIKTCREGKPLSCLWSG; encoded by the exons ATGATCCATGCTTCTTTTCCTACAGCTTGCAAGGCTTT GAACTTTGGAGCCAGAGCAGTACGAAGGTCATTGGGTTTTCAATCATACTTTGCTCGCAAGGTTTTAGTCAGGCGGATTCGGATGGAAGGTAAAAATCAGAACTGTAGCCTAAGAGGTGGAAAGGAGGATTCAAGAGGTGCCTTGGTTGTTCTTGAAGGCTTGGATCGGTTTGGGAAGACGACACAGTCTGCTAGACTAGTCACAAACTTGGAGAGGTTAGGATATTCAGCTGAGTTGTGGCGGTATCCTGACAGAACTACTAGTGTTGGGAAAATGATATCTTCATATCTTTCCAACGAATCACAACTGGACGATCATACAATCCATCTACTCTTTAGTGCCAACCGTTGGGAGAAGAG ATTGTTGATGGAAAGCAAATTGAAAAGTGGAACCACTCTTGTTGTTGACCGTTATTCTTATTCGGGGGTGGCTTTTTCGTCTGCCAAAGGACTTGATATCGAATGGTGTAAGG CTCCGGAGATTGGGCTATTGGCTCCAGATCTTGTAGTGTACCTTGACATACCCCCTGAA AAAGCTGCCGAAAGAGGAGGCTATGGAGGTGAGAGATACGAGCAGCTTGAGTTTCAGAAGAAGGTTGGTCACAACTATCAGGTCCTCTGCAGTCCCACTTGGAAG ATCATAGATACCTGTTCATCCATGGAGGACGTCGAGGAACAGTTGCAAGAGATGGTACTTGATTGTATAAAAACATGCCGAGAAGGGAAACCCCTCTCATGTCTCTGGTCTGGTTAA
- the LOC137740976 gene encoding thymidylate kinase-like isoform X2 codes for MEGKNQNCSLRGGKEDSRGALVVLEGLDRFGKTTQSARLVTNLERLGYSAELWRYPDRTTSVGKMISSYLSNESQLDDHTIHLLFSANRWEKRLLMESKLKSGTTLVVDRYSYSGVAFSSAKGLDIEWCKAPEIGLLAPDLVVYLDIPPEKAAERGGYGGERYEQLEFQKKVGHNYQVLCSPTWKIIDTCSSMEDVEEQLQEMVLDCIKTCREGKPLSCLWSG; via the exons ATGGAAGGTAAAAATCAGAACTGTAGCCTAAGAGGTGGAAAGGAGGATTCAAGAGGTGCCTTGGTTGTTCTTGAAGGCTTGGATCGGTTTGGGAAGACGACACAGTCTGCTAGACTAGTCACAAACTTGGAGAGGTTAGGATATTCAGCTGAGTTGTGGCGGTATCCTGACAGAACTACTAGTGTTGGGAAAATGATATCTTCATATCTTTCCAACGAATCACAACTGGACGATCATACAATCCATCTACTCTTTAGTGCCAACCGTTGGGAGAAGAG ATTGTTGATGGAAAGCAAATTGAAAAGTGGAACCACTCTTGTTGTTGACCGTTATTCTTATTCGGGGGTGGCTTTTTCGTCTGCCAAAGGACTTGATATCGAATGGTGTAAGG CTCCGGAGATTGGGCTATTGGCTCCAGATCTTGTAGTGTACCTTGACATACCCCCTGAA AAAGCTGCCGAAAGAGGAGGCTATGGAGGTGAGAGATACGAGCAGCTTGAGTTTCAGAAGAAGGTTGGTCACAACTATCAGGTCCTCTGCAGTCCCACTTGGAAG ATCATAGATACCTGTTCATCCATGGAGGACGTCGAGGAACAGTTGCAAGAGATGGTACTTGATTGTATAAAAACATGCCGAGAAGGGAAACCCCTCTCATGTCTCTGGTCTGGTTAA
- the LOC137740267 gene encoding transcription factor GTE9-like isoform X1, translated as MAKKNKNPGRGGYYGSAFGQAGECSGSSGRIDAEVTGSEDSSAPTRKSISLNSSNRDSFGVPIQILPLSNMLSSERKDLKHRLNMELEQIRVLRKKVEMHRTNGVAVSSSSDIISNGQNGLHVDNFRKSSTMISGPGKRLNPGASKAQKRNPGTSGRFDSSTASVILMKQCEALLKRLMSHQSSWLFNEPVDVVKLNIPDYFNVIKHPMDLGTVKSKIASGSYSTPLEFAADVRMTFTNAMTYNPPQNKVYNMADTLSKFFEVRWKTLEKKLPKADCQQPPTKSGPHEGIETPKPLPPSKKRTITSVHNEVKSGAPQRVMTTEEKLNLSRELESLIGEMPLRIIDFLKEHSSNGKDSGEDEIEIDIDVLSDDTLFTLRRLLNEYLQEKQKNHVRAEPCSMELVNESGLSNSSMQPCKGNDPADEDVDIGGNEPPVSSYPPVEIEMDTGRKSSKAISSSSSSDSDSSSSESECDDAKAGSLVPETVGSGTHLDEKTTIDNPLEGNHSDSGLDQVEPSSQQKPSPVESDCCQHGDGAPPERSVSPEKQYRAALLKIRFADTILRAQEKTLNQGDKEDPEKLRRQREELELQQKKEKARLQAEAKAAEDARRRAEAEAAAEAKRKRELEREAARQALMQIEKTVEINENSRFLKDLEMLRTAPAEQLLSSVDETSPDQSQDGLGGFKFGGSNPLEQLGLYMKDDEEEEDADPVSSVPPSPVNASVSPVNDIEEGEID; from the exons ATGgccaagaagaacaagaacccGGGAAGGGGAGGGTACTATGGCAGTGCTTTTGGGCAGGCTGGTGAATGCTCCGGTAGCTCAGGAAGAATCGACGCAGAAGTTACTGGCTCGGAGGATTCAAGTGCTCCGACGAGGAAATCTATTAGTTTGAATTCTAGTAACCGTGACAGTTTTGGTGTGCCCATACAAATTCTTCCCCTGTCAAACATGTTGTCATCAGAGAGGAAGGATTTGAAACATAGGTTGAATATGGAACTTGAACAGATACGAGTACTTCGGAAGAAAGTTGAAATGCATAGAACCAATGGTGTTGCAGTGTCCTCTTCTAGTGATATCATCAGCAATGGCCAGAATGGGCTGCATGTCGATAATTTTAGAAAGTCGTCCACAATGATTTCCGGGCCAGGTAAAAGACTGAATCCTGGGGCTTCAAAAGCACAGAAACGGAATCCGGGAACTTCTGGGAGGTTTGACTCGAGCACTGCTAGTGTGATTCTTATGAAACAATGTGAGGCACTATTGAAACGGTTGATGTCCCATCAATCCAGTTGGCTTTTCAATGAACCTGTTGATGTGGTGAAGTTGAACATTCCAGATTATTTCAATGTTATCAAACATCCAATGGACTTGGGTACGGTAAAGAGCAAGATAGCTTCGGGATCTTATTCAACCCCACTGGAGTTTGCTGCTGATGTCAGGATGACTTTCACCAATGCTATGACGTACAATCCACCACAAAATAAGGTCTATAACATGGCTGATACTCTTAGTAAATTTTTTGAAGTCAGGTGGAAAACCCTTGAAAAAAAACTGCCCAAGGCTGATTGCCAACAACCACCAACTAAATCTGGTCCTCATGAAGGCATAGAAACTCCTAAACCATTACCCCCCTCAAAAAAGAGGACTATCACGTCAGTGCACAATGAAGTCAAGTCTGGGGCTCCTCAGCGAGTAATGACAACGGAGGAGAAGCTCAATCTGAGCAGAGAGTTGGAGTCTTTGATTGGAGAAATGCCCTTACGCATCATTGATTTCTTGAAGGAACATAGTTCAAATGGAAAGGACTCTGGTGAGGATGAGATCGAGATTGATATTGATGTTCTAAGTGATGATACCTTGTTCACATTACGGAGGCTTTTAAATGAGTATTTGCAAGAGAAACAAAAGAACCATGTAAGGGCTGAACCTTGTTCAATGGAG CTTGTCAATGAATCAGGGTTGAGCAATTCATCCATGCAGCCATGTAAAG GGAATGACCCGGCTGATGAAGATGTTGATATTGGTGGAAATGAGCCTCCTGTCTCAAGCTATCCTCCTGTAGAGATAGAAATGGATACTGGCCGTAAAAGTAGTAAAGCCATCAGCTCAAGCAGCTCCAGTG ATTCAGATTCTAGCAGTTCTGAGAGTGAATGTGATGATGCGAAGGCCGGAAGTCTG GTACCAGAAACTGTGGGTTCTGGAACTCATTTAGATGAAAAGACAACAATTGATAATCCCCTCGAAGGAAATC ATTCTGATAGTGGGTTGGATCAAGTTGAACCAAGTTCCCAGCAGAAGCCAAGTCCTGTTGAGTCAGATTGTTGCCAGCATG GAGACGGTGCTCCTCCAGAGAGGTCAGTCTCCCCCGAGAAGCAGTACAGGGCTGCTCTATTGAAGATTCGTTTTGCTGATACCATTTTAAGAGCACAAGAGAAAACACTTAATCAG GGTGATAAAGAAGATCCTGAGAAATTGCGGAGGCAGAGGGAGGAACTTGAATTGCAACAGAAGAAAG AGAAAGCGCGGTTACAAGCGGAAGCTAAGGCTGCTGAGGATGCTCGAAGGCGAGCAGAAGCAGAAGCTGCAGCTGAGGCTAAACGGAAGAGGGAGCTTGAGAGAGAAGCAGCAAGGCAGGCATTGATGCAG ATAGAAAAGACTGTTGAAATCAATGAGAACTCTCGGTTTCTTAAAGATCTGGAGATGCTTAGAACTGCCCCTGCGGAGCAGCTACTGAGCTCTGTAGATGAAACGAGCCCCGATCAATCGCAGGACGGCTTAGGCGGCTTTAAGTTTGGGGGGAGTAACCCGTTGGAACAACTTGGCCTGTACATGAAAGAcgatgaagaggaggaagacgCGGATCCTGTAAGTAGTGTTCCTCCAAGCCCTGTAAACGCTTCTGTAAGTCCTGTAAACGATATAGAAGAGGGGGAAATTGATTAA
- the LOC137740267 gene encoding transcription factor GTE8-like isoform X2, with protein sequence MAKKNKNPGRGGYYGSAFGQAGECSGSSGRIDAEVTGSEDSSAPTRKSISLNSSNRDSFGVPIQILPLSNMLSSERKDLKHRLNMELEQIRVLRKKVEMHRTNGVAVSSSSDIISNGQNGLHVDNFRKSSTMISGPGKRLNPGASKAQKRNPGTSGRFDSSTASVILMKQCEALLKRLMSHQSSWLFNEPVDVVKLNIPDYFNVIKHPMDLGTVKSKIASGSYSTPLEFAADVRMTFTNAMTYNPPQNKVYNMADTLSKFFEVRWKTLEKKLPKADCQQPPTKSGPHEGIETPKPLPPSKKRTITSVHNEVKSGAPQRVMTTEEKLNLSRELESLIGEMPLRIIDFLKEHSSNGKDSGEDEIEIDIDVLSDDTLFTLRRLLNEYLQEKQKNHLVNESGLSNSSMQPCKGNDPADEDVDIGGNEPPVSSYPPVEIEMDTGRKSSKAISSSSSSDSDSSSSESECDDAKAGSLVPETVGSGTHLDEKTTIDNPLEGNHSDSGLDQVEPSSQQKPSPVESDCCQHGDGAPPERSVSPEKQYRAALLKIRFADTILRAQEKTLNQGDKEDPEKLRRQREELELQQKKEKARLQAEAKAAEDARRRAEAEAAAEAKRKRELEREAARQALMQIEKTVEINENSRFLKDLEMLRTAPAEQLLSSVDETSPDQSQDGLGGFKFGGSNPLEQLGLYMKDDEEEEDADPVSSVPPSPVNASVSPVNDIEEGEID encoded by the exons ATGgccaagaagaacaagaacccGGGAAGGGGAGGGTACTATGGCAGTGCTTTTGGGCAGGCTGGTGAATGCTCCGGTAGCTCAGGAAGAATCGACGCAGAAGTTACTGGCTCGGAGGATTCAAGTGCTCCGACGAGGAAATCTATTAGTTTGAATTCTAGTAACCGTGACAGTTTTGGTGTGCCCATACAAATTCTTCCCCTGTCAAACATGTTGTCATCAGAGAGGAAGGATTTGAAACATAGGTTGAATATGGAACTTGAACAGATACGAGTACTTCGGAAGAAAGTTGAAATGCATAGAACCAATGGTGTTGCAGTGTCCTCTTCTAGTGATATCATCAGCAATGGCCAGAATGGGCTGCATGTCGATAATTTTAGAAAGTCGTCCACAATGATTTCCGGGCCAGGTAAAAGACTGAATCCTGGGGCTTCAAAAGCACAGAAACGGAATCCGGGAACTTCTGGGAGGTTTGACTCGAGCACTGCTAGTGTGATTCTTATGAAACAATGTGAGGCACTATTGAAACGGTTGATGTCCCATCAATCCAGTTGGCTTTTCAATGAACCTGTTGATGTGGTGAAGTTGAACATTCCAGATTATTTCAATGTTATCAAACATCCAATGGACTTGGGTACGGTAAAGAGCAAGATAGCTTCGGGATCTTATTCAACCCCACTGGAGTTTGCTGCTGATGTCAGGATGACTTTCACCAATGCTATGACGTACAATCCACCACAAAATAAGGTCTATAACATGGCTGATACTCTTAGTAAATTTTTTGAAGTCAGGTGGAAAACCCTTGAAAAAAAACTGCCCAAGGCTGATTGCCAACAACCACCAACTAAATCTGGTCCTCATGAAGGCATAGAAACTCCTAAACCATTACCCCCCTCAAAAAAGAGGACTATCACGTCAGTGCACAATGAAGTCAAGTCTGGGGCTCCTCAGCGAGTAATGACAACGGAGGAGAAGCTCAATCTGAGCAGAGAGTTGGAGTCTTTGATTGGAGAAATGCCCTTACGCATCATTGATTTCTTGAAGGAACATAGTTCAAATGGAAAGGACTCTGGTGAGGATGAGATCGAGATTGATATTGATGTTCTAAGTGATGATACCTTGTTCACATTACGGAGGCTTTTAAATGAGTATTTGCAAGAGAAACAAAAGAACCAT CTTGTCAATGAATCAGGGTTGAGCAATTCATCCATGCAGCCATGTAAAG GGAATGACCCGGCTGATGAAGATGTTGATATTGGTGGAAATGAGCCTCCTGTCTCAAGCTATCCTCCTGTAGAGATAGAAATGGATACTGGCCGTAAAAGTAGTAAAGCCATCAGCTCAAGCAGCTCCAGTG ATTCAGATTCTAGCAGTTCTGAGAGTGAATGTGATGATGCGAAGGCCGGAAGTCTG GTACCAGAAACTGTGGGTTCTGGAACTCATTTAGATGAAAAGACAACAATTGATAATCCCCTCGAAGGAAATC ATTCTGATAGTGGGTTGGATCAAGTTGAACCAAGTTCCCAGCAGAAGCCAAGTCCTGTTGAGTCAGATTGTTGCCAGCATG GAGACGGTGCTCCTCCAGAGAGGTCAGTCTCCCCCGAGAAGCAGTACAGGGCTGCTCTATTGAAGATTCGTTTTGCTGATACCATTTTAAGAGCACAAGAGAAAACACTTAATCAG GGTGATAAAGAAGATCCTGAGAAATTGCGGAGGCAGAGGGAGGAACTTGAATTGCAACAGAAGAAAG AGAAAGCGCGGTTACAAGCGGAAGCTAAGGCTGCTGAGGATGCTCGAAGGCGAGCAGAAGCAGAAGCTGCAGCTGAGGCTAAACGGAAGAGGGAGCTTGAGAGAGAAGCAGCAAGGCAGGCATTGATGCAG ATAGAAAAGACTGTTGAAATCAATGAGAACTCTCGGTTTCTTAAAGATCTGGAGATGCTTAGAACTGCCCCTGCGGAGCAGCTACTGAGCTCTGTAGATGAAACGAGCCCCGATCAATCGCAGGACGGCTTAGGCGGCTTTAAGTTTGGGGGGAGTAACCCGTTGGAACAACTTGGCCTGTACATGAAAGAcgatgaagaggaggaagacgCGGATCCTGTAAGTAGTGTTCCTCCAAGCCCTGTAAACGCTTCTGTAAGTCCTGTAAACGATATAGAAGAGGGGGAAATTGATTAA
- the LOC137740998 gene encoding TLC domain-containing protein At5g14285-like, with product METQNPIHFPLPRLPIFFLMFSIIYLIAYFIVLRTWSPKIRPESSSCLISLAHGTPAVLLSTYAILSDPATGFAAPNTLFQNSVLDYSVAYFLTDLLHYLVFFPSDVLFIGHHLATLFVFLTCRYVASHGAFAILSLLILAEVTSLCQNVWTLANARRSDLKFAAKVYDLLCPPFYILYSIVRGFVGPYFVYRMGAFYISGAADRLIPRWVWVSWIVVVVAAISVSILWISNLWVELFRARTGELEKKTR from the coding sequence ATggaaacccaaaacccaatccaCTTCCCCCTCCCACGCCtccccatcttcttcctcaTGTTCTCCATCATCTACCTCATTGCCTACTTCATCGTCTTACGAACTTGGAGCCCCAAGATCCGACCCGAATCCTCCAGCTGCCTAATCTCCCTAGCCCACGGCACCCCCGCCGTCCTCCTCTCCACTTACGCCATCCTCTCCGACCCCGCCACCGGATTCGCCGCCCCCAACACCCTTTTCCAGAACTCCGTCCTCGATTACAGCGTCGCCTACTTCCTCACCGACCTCCTCCACTACCTCGTCTTCTTCCCCAGCGACGTCCTCTTCATCGGCCACCACCTCGCCACGCTCTTCGTCTTCCTCACCTGCCGCTACGTCGCCTCCCACGGCGCATTCGCCATTCTCTCCCTCCTGATCCTCGCCGAGGTCACCAGCCTCTGCCAGAACGTCTGGACGCTCGCCAACGCCCGGAGAAGCGACTTGAAGTTTGCAGCTAAGGTGTATGATCTTTTGTGTCCTCCATTTTACATTTTGTATTCGATTGTCCGTGGCTTTGTGGGTCCGTATTTCGTGTACCGGATGGGGGCGTTTTACATCAGCGGCGCCGCCGACCGATTGATTCCGCGGTGGGTTTGGGTTTCTTggattgtggtggtggtggccgCCATTTCTGTCAGCATTTTGTGGATTTCCAATCTCTGGGTGGAATTGTTTAGAGCCAGGACTGGcgaattggaaaagaaaactAGATAA